The Orrella daihaiensis genome contains the following window.
AGGACGTATTTGGCTGCAATGGCATCCGCATCAGGCTGTGCCAACGGTTTTTGTTGATCAGTTTGGCAGTTGGCAGGTGGTCGATCAGCAGCCGTATGGTCAATATACGGTGGTCGACGGTCATTGGCAGCGACTCATGTTTCAGGGCGGACAGTTACAAGCCATGGCTGTTTACCGTCAAGCCGCAGCGCCTGAACCGGTTGTGCCTTGCGTGAACCTGTGCCCGAGCACCCCCGGGTTTGATGTTCGTCTATCTGATGTCAGTATCCGTCAGGCCCTGCGCCGCTGGTCGGAGCAAGCGAACTGGTTTTTTGATGATGCGCATTGGTCCTTGCCGGTTGACTTCCCCGTCACTGCACCGGCAACTTTCAGCGCCGACTTTGAGCTCGCTGTCCGTGGTTTGCTCGAATCCACGCGCGTCTCAGGCCAGGCGGTTAAGCCGTGCTTTTACGCCAATCACGTCTTGCGCGTGATCCCGGCAGCGCAGTCTTGCGATCCCATGGCTGACCAGGGAGATCGCCCATGAGCATCCAGCCAATAACCACGGTGGTGTTTGCCAGTATGTTGCTGGCGTCTTGTGCCATTGATGATTTAAGCCGTCAGTCACGTGACTATGTCCGTCACAATCGTGACACGCTCGAGCACACCGCACAGCGCTACGAACAGCAAGTCGTACAGTCCGCCCGGGTGGGCCGTGCGCAGACGCGTGTCAACAAGCCTTGGGTGTCTGGTAAACCGATACCGCTGGCACGTGAATTTGATTTGCCGCCAGCCTTGCGCACGGATGTCAAGGCCACGCTGATATTTGCCAATCAGCCCAAGTCCTTGACCCAGATTGCTAACCGTATCGCGCAGGCCACACAGATACCGGTTCGTATTAATCCCGATGCACTCTTGCCCATCGAACATTTCATGCCACGGTTAGCGGCTGTGACCGTTGGCGGTCATACGGCTGCGCAGATACATGCCACCATGCCGGTCGGCACACAGCCATTGCCCCATATTCTTGACCACATCGCTGCGAGTCACCAAGTCAGTTGGCAATACGATGGCAAGGCCATTGAGTTTTATCGGACTCGCACGCGAGTGTTTGATGTACGGGCTTTATCAGTGGATGCCAAGTCTGACATGCGGCTAGGCAAGTCCAGCAGTCAAAGCCACCAGGGTTTTGATAGTGCTGCGCATACCGAACTGATGTTGCCTAGTCAGGCGGTGGTTCAAGATATTGTGAAACAGCTCGAGCCGTTTCTGACTCGTGCAGCTGTGGTGGCGGCGCAACCGGGTAGTTTGAATTCGATTGTGATTACCGACACCCCCAAAGCGCTCGATGCGGTCGCGCAGTATCTCGAACGTTTAAATCGCCGCTTGAGCCGCCGGGTACGGCTGGTGTTTGAACAAATCACAGTCACCCGCGATCAAAGTCATGAGCAAGGCATTGACTGGCAGCTAGCGCTGGCATCCGAGCTTGGAGCAATCGACTTCTCTGGTGCTGCTGCTGGTGCGGCACCGACGCTAATGAAAGTGTCAGGCGCCAGCGGCGCAGCAGGTTTTAGCACCAGCCTGCTTTTAAAAGCCGTATCCCGGTATGCCGATGTGGTTCGGCACACCACCGTTCCAGTCATGACATTGAATCGCAGGCCAGTCACGCATGCGGTGCGTTCAACCTTCACCTATGTTGATCAGGTCAAGTCAGTCGCGACCAACTCATCGGACAAAAATGCCACTAGTGCATTGCCGGGCATAGCCGTTAGCCAAAAACGCGAGACAGTCGGGGCGTTTTTGACCTTGGTGCCGGATGTGCAGGACGACGGTCAGGTGCTTTTGTCGGTGTCATTTGATGACACGGTGGCCATGCCACTCAAAACCTTGACCTTTGGTGGCCAGCAAAATGCCGTCCAAATACAGCAGCTCGATTTGCGTGGTAACGGCACGGTGCAGCAAGTGGTGGTTTACCCAGGACGGCCAACCCTGATTGCCGGGTTTGAACAGCAGGCCAGCGAGGTAACTCAGACACGTCGCTCGCCCCATGCCCCCAAAGTCTTTGGTGGTGATGATGACGTCAGCCACCAGAACACCATGACTTTGATCTTTGTCACAGCACAGGTGCAAGACGGTGGTTGACCTGAAACACCATTCAGAGAGCCTGACACCTCAGTCACCAACGCGCAGCTGGCAGTGGCATGATGCCAAGGCCAATATTCACTGGGTGTTTGGTATGCGTTGGCTGCCCGCGCTGGGTCCTCAAGGACAAAAGGCGATGCAACGCAGCCTGCGTGAGCAGGGTTTCACGTGGGCCGTCAACCACGGCAAACAGGTGCGACTGTTGGGCCTGCACCCCGATGGCGCGATTGCGCCTGTCAACCCAAAAACCGCGAGTGCTGCCGCCGCGTTTGCCAGTGCCCACCCAAGCGGTGCGCATGCGCTGTGTTTGCAAATTCCGGGCATGGGTGTATGGCTTGTCGCGGCTTGTGACGGTTGCGTCCTGAGTGATACTGATCGCTGGTTTGATACGCTTGAACAAGCGCAAGGCTGCCTGCAGGGCTTGCGCGACAGGCATGAGCAAATTGTCTGTCAAACGATCCAATGGTCGCTTGACGAATCGGATGCGGCCAACGATCAGCCCGATTTTTTACAGGCGAGCCTGGCTAAACAATGCCGGTTTTGCAGGCTGCCATCTGTACAAACATCCTGGCCATGGCTCGCATTTGCCATCGTGGCAATTGCCGCGCTCGGTGCGACCGCCTATCTGTCTTGGCCCCGACAGCAGGCGGTACCGAGGTTTGTCGACAGCGCCTTGAACGCTGCGCCCCTAAGCCCATTGGTGCGCACGCATCGACCCGAAAGCCTTGTGGGCTTGTTCGAGAGCTGGCATCAGCTGCCTGTAGATCCCGCGGGGTGGTTGCTGCAATCGGTGGCTTGCCGGATTGATGAGCAACAGGCGTTTTGCAGGGCCGCTTACAAGCGTCATGTGCCAGGTGCTCACAATGAGGATCTGCAGCCGCATGCGCCGCCTGGCTGGGCATTTGAACCAGACTCATTGGATCGCGCCTATTT
Protein-coding sequences here:
- a CDS encoding TcpQ domain-containing protein: MGICCRWSCTSLWLGLAAALTSCAVHDTDVPQLSRSMAHRPAHALVGEPDFNWHLSGDRRVAPRQVFSDQGRIWLQWHPHQAVPTVFVDQFGSWQVVDQQPYGQYTVVDGHWQRLMFQGGQLQAMAVYRQAAAPEPVVPCVNLCPSTPGFDVRLSDVSIRQALRRWSEQANWFFDDAHWSLPVDFPVTAPATFSADFELAVRGLLESTRVSGQAVKPCFYANHVLRVIPAAQSCDPMADQGDRP